The Curtobacterium herbarum genome contains the following window.
GGTCGGCACGAACCGCACCGTCATCGCCGTCGACGGGCAGGACGGCACCGACCTGGAGCACGTCGCCGCGGCGCTCGTCGCGGGGTTCGAGCAGCACGGGGTCCAGGCGATGGCCGCGGCCGCCTCCTCCACGGACGCCGACGCCCTGCGCACCGACCTGGTGACCCCGTTCCGCACCACGGGTGCCGGCGAGGGCGTGCTCGTCGTGCACGGGCACGGTCTCCTCGGCCCGAGCACCCGCACGCTGTGGCGCTGGTCGCTGTGGGTGGAGCAGGAGACCGGCCGACTCGAACGGCGGGCCGACGTGAAGATCGCGGCGTCCGCGGTGCTCGACGTCACCGACCCGGACCACCCCCGGCGCGAGTGGAACGACGCCTGCTGACTGCGCTCCACGACGATCCCGCTGCTAGTCTCGACCGGTGCTCGTGACCCCGCCCGACGGCATCCTCCTCGTCGACAAGCCGCAGGGCATCTCGAGCCACCGCGTGGTCTCGATCGCCCGGCGCCGTCTGGACCTCAAGAAGATCGGCCACGCCGGCACGCTCGACCCGATGGCGACCGGCCTGCTGATCCTCGGGGTCGGCCCGTCGACCCGGCTCCTGACGCACCTGGTCGGACTCGGCAAGACCTACACGGCCACGATCCGGCTCGGCGTCGGCACGGACTCGGATGACGCCGACGGTGACCCCGTCACGGCGCACGGGGCCGCGGCGGACGCGGTGACGGACGACGCGATCGAAGCGGCCGTCGCGGCGCTCCGCGGTCCGATCGACCAGGTGCCGTCCACGGTCAGCGCGATCAAGGTCGACGGCCGGCGTGCATACGACCTCGCCCGGAAGGGTGAGGCCGTCACCCTCAAGGCCCGTCGGGTGACGGTCGACCGGTTCCAGGTGCAGGGCCGCGCCGACCGGGTCGTCTCGGTGGACGGTGCCGACGTGGCCGTGATCGACCTCGACGTCGTCGTGTCCTGCTCGTCCGGCACCTACATCCGCGCGCTCGCCCGTGACGTCGGGGCCGCCCTCGGGACCGGTGCGCACCTCACCGCGCTCCGCCGGACCGTCGTCGGCCCGTTCTCCGTCGAGGACGCCGTCGACCTCGAAGACGACACGGTCGACGTCCGGGCCGCCCTGGCCCGACCCACCGACGTCGCCCGCCGCCTGTTCCCGGTCGTGCAGCTCGACGGCGCGCAGGCGAAGGACCTCGGCGACGGCAAGCGGATCACCGCCGAGCACCCCGACACCGACGGCCCGGTCGCGGCGATCGCCACGGGTGCCGACCGGCTCGTCGGCCTGGTCGCCGTCCGTCGCGGGCAGCTCCGCGTCATCACGAACTTCCCGACCGCGACAGGAGCGAAACCGTGATCGAGTGGTTCATGTGGGTGCAGTTCGCCATCGCCTGCGTCATCGGACTCGTCGCGATCGTCCTCGGCCTGATCGGCCGGAAGCCGAACGACGCCACCGTGGGCGGCCTCGCGCTCGTCGAGCTGCTGCTCCTCGTGCAGCTGGTGGTCTCGCTCGTCGCCCCCGCGGTCGGCAACCCGCCGCGGGGCAACGTGCTCGAGTTCTGGGTCTACGCGGTGTCGGTCGTGCTGGTCCCGCCGGCGACGATCGTCTGGGCGCTCGTCGACCGGACCCGGTGGAGCACCGTCGTGCTCGGTGCCGGCGCGTTCACCGCCGCCGTGATGGTCTACCGGATGTACCAGATCTGGTTCGCGCTGAACTGACGAGCGCGTGCGGTCCGGTGCGGTCGTCCACCGTCCGCTCCCCGTGCCCGGGACCCGTGGACGATCGGTAGGATCGGTGCAATGGTGATCAAGTCCTCCGCCGGTACCGACCGACCGGCACGGAGTCGTCGGACGTCGTCCCTGGCCAGCGGTGTCGGGCGGGTCCTGATCGCGGTCTACGGCATCCTCGCCCTGGCCGCGACCGGTCGGAGCATCGTCCAGATCGCCGAGAAGTTCTCCTTCGCGCCGTTCTCGTACACGCTGAGCGCCATCGCCGCCGTCGTGTACATCGTCGCGATGATCGCCCTGATCGTGCCCGGTCGGTTCTGGTACCGGGTCGCCTGCGTGACGATCGTCTTCGAGATGACGGGCGTGCTCGTGATCGGCACGCTCTCGCTGGTCGACCGCCAGCTGTTCCCGGACCTGACGATCTGGTCCTACTACGGCATGGGGTACGCCTTCGCCCCGCTCGTCCTGCCGATCGCCGGACTCTGGTGGCTCCGCAAGCACCACCGCACCGCAGCGTCCGTGGCGTCGGCCGGATGACCACGGAGAGCTCGCGCATGCACTTCTACGCCGACGTCGCCGACGTCCCCGACGACTTCGGACCGAGCGCGGTCACGATCGGCAAGTTCGACGGTGTCCACGTCGGCCACCGTGCCGTCATCGCGCACCTCGAGGACGCCGCCCGTTGCCGCGGTCTCGTGTCGACCGTCGTCACGTTCGACCAGCACCCCCTCAACGTCATCGACCCCCAGCGTGTGCCGCCGGCGCTGACCAGCACGGCCCAGCGCCGGGAACTCCTGGACGCGGTCGGGGTCGACACGACGCTGCTGCTCCGCTTCGACTCGGCGCTGCAGGCGAAGCCGGCAGAGGCGTTCGTGTCGGAGATCCTCGTCGACACCCTGCACGCGAAGCTCGTCTTCGTGGGCAGTGACTTCCGGTTCGGTGCCCGCGGTGCCGGCGACGTCACCCTGCTCCGGCAGCTCGGCGAACGCCACGGCTTCCAGGTCGAGCTCATCGACGACGTGGACCTGGTCGACGACGTCCGGGTGGCGGGGGAGCGACGTGTGTCGTCCACCTGGATCCGCGAACTCCTGTCCGTCGGCCGGGTCGCCGAGGCTGCTCGACTGCTCGGCCGGGAGCACGCGGTCCGGAGCGTCGTGGTGCACGGCAACCAGCGAGGCCGTGCGATGGGCTACCCGACGGCGAACCTCGCACCCGCGTGCGAGGGCTTCGTCCCCGCCGACGGCGTCTACGCGGCCCGGGTGCTGCACGACGGCGTGACCTACCCGGCCGCGGTCTCGGTCGGCAACAACCCGACGTTCCAGGGCGTGCCCGCGAAGCAGATCGAGGCGCACCTGCTCGACGTCGACATCGACCTGTACGACGAGACGATCTCGGTGCTGTTCGTCGCCTACGTCCGCGGCATGGTGGCCTTCGGCGGCATGGACGAACTGGCGGCGCAGATGCGGCAGGACGACCTGGACATCCGGTTGCTCCTCGGCATGCCCGTCACCGCCTGACGTCCCACGACCGGACCCGACGGAACACGAACGCCCCGCGACCGATCCGGTCGCGGGGCGTTCGTCCGTGCTGCTGCGGATCAGCCGCCGAGGGCGTCGAGCCAGATCTTGCGGGCGTCGAGCGCTTCCTGCGCGTCCTTGATCTTGCGGGCGTCGCCGGTGGCCTGTGCGTCGGCGAGCTCGGCCTGCAGCTTGGCGATCGCGTCCTCGAGCTGGCTGGCCAGCCCCGTCTGGCGGGCCTTGCGCTCCGGGTCGGACTGCTTCCAGTGGGTGTCCTCGAGGCTCCGAACGTGGTCCTCGACGGCGCGGATGCGGTCCTCGACACGGCGGACGTCGGCGCGGGGGACCCGACCGATCTCGTCCCAGCGCCGCTGGACGTCCGTGAGGGCCTTGCGCGCGGCCACCCGGTCCTGCATCTGCAGGATCGGCTCGGCCTCGGTCAGCAGGGCGAGCTTCGCCTCGAGGTTGCCCGAGTACTCCTCGTTCTCAGCGGTGCTCTCGGCGTGGCGCTGCTCGAACAGGACGTCACCGGCTGCCTTGAAGCGGGCCCAGAGTGCGTCGTCGTGCCGCTTGCCCGCGCGACCGGCGTTCTTCCAGTCGTCGAGCAGTTCGCGGTACGCCGGGATGGCGTCGGACCCGCGGGGAGCGAGAGCCTCGGCCTGCTGCACGAGCTCCTGCTTGCGGGCCCGGGCGTCGCGGTGCTGCGAGTCGAGCTCCGAGTAGAAGGCACGGCGGTGCTGGTCGACCGTCGAGCGGGCGGTGCGGAACCGCTTCCACAGGTCGTTCGCGTCGTTCTTCGGGATGCGCGGGCCGTCGTGCTGGTGCTGCTGCCAGCGGGCGAACACGTCGTCGAGCTGCGCGGTCACCTGCTTCCACTGCGCACGGGCGGGGTCGACCGCGGCGAGGGCCTCGGCTTCCTCCACCAGGGCGGTGCGGTAGGCGAGGGCCTCGGTCAGGGCAGCCTGCGCCTGCGCGGCCTGTTCCTTGGTGAGCGACCCCACCTGGTCGGTCAGGGCGCCGATGCGGTCCTCGAGCGACTTGATGTCGCCGACGACGCGGGCTTCGGCGACCAGGCTGCGCAGGTGCTCGACGGTCCGGGCGACGTCGTTGGCGGACGCACCGCCCTTGACGCGCTGCTCCGCGATCTTCACCTGGCCTTCGAGGTCGGCGTACTTGCGGGCGAAGTAGGCCAGCGCCTCTTCGGCGGAGGCGTCGGGGTACTCGCCCACGACCCGCTCCGAGTCCTCGTACCGGACGTAGACGGTCCCGTCGTCGTCTACCCGGCCCCAGGTCGTTGCTTCGTCAGATGCCACAGGTCTCGCCTCGATCGTGGTCGTGCATCACCGACGTCACCGTCGGCACGGTCAGGTCGTCAGCCTATTGCACCGCCGCGCCGTGCGACGGGCGTGTGCGTTTTCGCTGTGGACTACTTCTGCTGCGCGATGGTCGCGCCGGTGATCTCGGTGGCCACCTTCGGCTTCCCGGAGCCGTCCGAGCCGGCGTCGGCGATGCCCTTCGACGTGACCTTCGCGACCAGGTCCGACAGCCCGCTGGTCACCTTGCCGACCACCGTGTAGCCGCCCGTGGACGGGTCGAGCGTGGTGTCGTCGGTCACGATGAAGAACTGCGTCGTCTGCGACGAGGGGGTGGCGCCGCGGGCGATGGCGATCGTGCCCTTCGCGTAGGTGCCGTCGCTCGGCACGTTCTCGAGCGGGCCGTACTGGAAGCCGGCGTCGCCCGTGCCGTCGCCGTTCGCCGACCCGCACTGCAGGAAGTGGAAGCCGGTGCTGTCCGCCAGGCGGTGGCACGTGGTGCCCTCGTAGAACTGCTTGCGGATCAGGTCGATCTCGACGCTGGCCGCCTGCGGTGCCTTCGCGCCGTCGAGCTCGATGCCCAGGCGGATGTCCTTGTTGAGCGTGAGCGTCCCGGTCCAGGTCGCGCCCTTCGCGATGCCCTTGCTCGGCACGTCCCCGGTGTTCCCAGCGGTCGCGCTGGCCGACGGCGTGGGGGAGGCGGTCGAACTCGCGCTGGGCGATGCGCCGGCGGCACCCGACGTCGACGCGTGCACCAGCTGCGAGCCGGTGGCGAGGGCGGCGACGAGCACGAGGACACCGGCCCCGACGACGTTGTCGCGGACACGACGTCGTCGCTGACGCTCGTGGAGGCCCTGTCTGGCCTGGTAGAGACGGAGTCGCTCGCGGGCTTCACGGCTCGGGTTCTTCGGTGCCACGGTGCTCTTCTGACCTCTCGTCGCGGTGTCGCAACGAGCGTACCGGTTCGCCCGGTGCGGCCCCGTCGGTGCTGGCCCGTACGATCGGTGGCATGGCAACTGACCGGTCGGGGATGAACGCGCCCACGACGGGCGGCCGGACCGGGTTGGCCCAGGGATCGGTCCCCCTCGCCGTCCGGATGCGTCCCACCAGCCTCGACGAGGTCGCCGGTCAACAGCACCTGCTCGGCCGGGGATCGCCACTCGTGCAGCTGGCGACCGGCTCGCGGGAGAGCCCCGGCGGCGTCTCGGTGATCCTCTGGGGACCGCCCGGCACCGGCAAGACCACCCTGGCGCAGGCGATCGCCCGCCAGTCCGGGCGGGAGTTCGTGGAGCTCTCCGCCGTGACCGCCGGCGTCAAGGACGTGCGCGAGGTGATGGAGAAGGCCCTGACCCACCGCGACCTCTACGGCGCGACGACGGTCCTGTTCCTCGACGAGATCCACCGCTTCAGCAAGGCGCAGCAGGACGCCCTGCTGCCCGGGGTCGAGAACGGCTGGGTGATCCTCATCGCCGCGACGACCGAGAACCCGTCCTTCTCGGTCATCTCGCCGCTGCTGTCCCGCTCGCTGCTCCTCACGCTCAAGCCGCTCACCGACGGGGACCTCGGCATGCTCGTCGACCGCGCGGTCGAGGACGCCCGGGGCCTCCGCGGTGCGGTCGTGCTCGGGGACGAGGCGCGTGCCGCGATCATCCGCCTGGCCTCCGGGGACGCCCGACGTGCGCTGACGGCCCTGGAGGCCGCGGCCGCCTCCGCCGTGGCGGCACAGGACGACGACGAGCGCGAGGCCGGCACCGTCCCGGTCGTCGACGCCGACACGGTCGCCGCCGCGGTCGACCGCGCGCTGCTCCGGTACGACCGGCAGGGCGACGAGCACTACGACGTCATCAGCGCGTTCATCAAGTCGGTCCGGGGGAGCGACGTCGACGCCGCGCTGCACTACCTGGCGCGGATGATCGAGGCCGGCGAGGACCCGCGGTTCATCGCCCGACGGATCATCATCTCGGCGTCCGAGGACATCGGCATGGCGGATCCGCAGGCGCTGCCGATCGCCGTCGCCGCCGCGCAGGCCGTGCAGCTCATCGGCATGCCGGAGGGTCGGATCCCGCTCGCCGAGGCCGTCGTCTACCTGGCGACCGCGCCGAAGTCGAACGCGGCCTACAACGGCGTCAACCAGGCCGTCGCCGACGTGAAGGCTGGGAGGATGGGCGTCGTGCCGAACCACCTCCGTGACGCGCACTACGCCGGGGCGAAGCGGCTCGGACACGGCAAGGGCTACGTCTACTCCCACGATGCCGAGCACGGCGTCGCGACCCAGCAGTACCTGCCCGACGCCCTGGACGGCACCGAGTACTACACGCCGACCGCCAACGGCTTCGAACGCGAGATCGGACCGCGCCTGGACCGACTGCGCGGGATCATCCGCGGCGACTGAGCAGTCCCGCGACGCGCGGTCGGACCGATCCCCACGGCGGGGCAGGATGCTGCTATCGTTGACGGGCCTACGTCCTGGTCCTCGCGTGCGGCTGCGTCGAGGACACAGTGTCGGACACGTCCTGAACGGACCTGACCGGCACGGGGGCAGAGGTTCGGGCTGTAGCCGCCCGATCCCACAGGCTCATCCCTCTGGATCCCGTCACGGGGTCCGTCGGTGCGTGCGCGCTCCGAGACCCGTGACACCTTCAGTTCAGTACAGAGAAAAGGACCCTGTGTCTACCAAGTCACGCACCCGCAGCAAGACCCGCCTGTCTCGCGCGCTCGGCATCCCGCTGACGCCGAAGGCGGCCCGTTACCTCGAGAAGCGCCCCTACGGCCCCGGTGAGCACGGCCGTACGCGCCGTCGTCAGGACAGCGACTACGCCGTCCGTCTCCGTGAGAAGCAGCGTCTGCGCGCCCAGTACGGCATCCGCGAGAAGCAGCTCCGCATCGTCTTCGAAGAGTCCCGCAAGGCCGCCGGTCTGACCGGTGAGAACCTCGTCGAGACCCTCGAGACGCGTCTGGACGCCCTCGTGCTCCGTGCCGGCTTCGCCCGCACCACCTCGCAGGCCCGCCAGCTGATCGTGCACCGTCACATCCTGGTCGACGGCAAGCTCGTCGACCGCCCCTCCTTCCGCGTCAAGGAGGGCCAGCTGATCCACGTCAAGCAGCGCTCCGAGTCGCTCGAGCCCTTCCAGGTCGCCGCTGCCGGTGGCCACCAGGAAGTCCTCCCGAAGGTCCCGGGCTACCTCGAGGTCGAGATCGACAAGCTCCAGGCTCGCCTGGTCCGTCGCCCGAAGCGCGCCGAGGTCCCCGTGACCTGTGAAGTGCAGCTCGTCGTCGAGTACTACGCAGCCCGCTGATCCCAGCAGCTGTGTGAACGGCGGGTCGTCCTCCTCGGAGGGCGGCCCGCCGTTCTGCGTCCCCGCGCTACGCTTGTCCGACGTGCGCTCCGGCGCACGCGAGAGGGAGGCACCGTGAAGCAGCTGTTCTTCGTCGCCGTCGGCGTGGTCATCGGGTTCGTCGCCGCACAGCGCGTCAGCCGGACGCCGTCCGCAGCGCACCTCCTCGCACAGGTCGACGCCCGGGCGAAGGCCTTCACGGGCGCCGTGGCCGACGGGTACCGCTCGCGTGAAGCCGAGCTGCGCCCGAACGGCCAGACGCCCACCTGACCCACCCCGAGCCTCCCGTCCCCGCCACACGCCCTACAGGAAGCACCATGCAGACCGCAGAGATCCGCCGTCGTTGGCTCCAGTTCTTCGGTGACCGCGGCCACACCGTCGTCCCGTCCGCGTCGCTCGTCTCGGACGACCCGTCGCTGCTGTTCACGGTGGCCGGCATGGTGCCGTTCATCCCGTACCTGACCGGGCTGATCCCGGCGCCGTACCCGCGCGCGACGAGCGTCCAGAAGTGCATCCGCACGAACGACATCGAAGAGGTCGGCAAGACCCCG
Protein-coding sequences here:
- the rpsD gene encoding 30S ribosomal protein S4, giving the protein MSTKSRTRSKTRLSRALGIPLTPKAARYLEKRPYGPGEHGRTRRRQDSDYAVRLREKQRLRAQYGIREKQLRIVFEESRKAAGLTGENLVETLETRLDALVLRAGFARTTSQARQLIVHRHILVDGKLVDRPSFRVKEGQLIHVKQRSESLEPFQVAAAGGHQEVLPKVPGYLEVEIDKLQARLVRRPKRAEVPVTCEVQLVVEYYAAR
- a CDS encoding peptidylprolyl isomerase; translation: MAPKNPSREARERLRLYQARQGLHERQRRRRVRDNVVGAGVLVLVAALATGSQLVHASTSGAAGASPSASSTASPTPSASATAGNTGDVPSKGIAKGATWTGTLTLNKDIRLGIELDGAKAPQAASVEIDLIRKQFYEGTTCHRLADSTGFHFLQCGSANGDGTGDAGFQYGPLENVPSDGTYAKGTIAIARGATPSSQTTQFFIVTDDTTLDPSTGGYTVVGKVTSGLSDLVAKVTSKGIADAGSDGSGKPKVATEITGATIAQQK
- a CDS encoding DUF349 domain-containing protein encodes the protein MASDEATTWGRVDDDGTVYVRYEDSERVVGEYPDASAEEALAYFARKYADLEGQVKIAEQRVKGGASANDVARTVEHLRSLVAEARVVGDIKSLEDRIGALTDQVGSLTKEQAAQAQAALTEALAYRTALVEEAEALAAVDPARAQWKQVTAQLDDVFARWQQHQHDGPRIPKNDANDLWKRFRTARSTVDQHRRAFYSELDSQHRDARARKQELVQQAEALAPRGSDAIPAYRELLDDWKNAGRAGKRHDDALWARFKAAGDVLFEQRHAESTAENEEYSGNLEAKLALLTEAEPILQMQDRVAARKALTDVQRRWDEIGRVPRADVRRVEDRIRAVEDHVRSLEDTHWKQSDPERKARQTGLASQLEDAIAKLQAELADAQATGDARKIKDAQEALDARKIWLDALGG
- a CDS encoding bifunctional riboflavin kinase/FAD synthetase; the encoded protein is MHFYADVADVPDDFGPSAVTIGKFDGVHVGHRAVIAHLEDAARCRGLVSTVVTFDQHPLNVIDPQRVPPALTSTAQRRELLDAVGVDTTLLLRFDSALQAKPAEAFVSEILVDTLHAKLVFVGSDFRFGARGAGDVTLLRQLGERHGFQVELIDDVDLVDDVRVAGERRVSSTWIRELLSVGRVAEAARLLGREHAVRSVVVHGNQRGRAMGYPTANLAPACEGFVPADGVYAARVLHDGVTYPAAVSVGNNPTFQGVPAKQIEAHLLDVDIDLYDETISVLFVAYVRGMVAFGGMDELAAQMRQDDLDIRLLLGMPVTA
- the truB gene encoding tRNA pseudouridine(55) synthase TruB, producing MLVTPPDGILLVDKPQGISSHRVVSIARRRLDLKKIGHAGTLDPMATGLLILGVGPSTRLLTHLVGLGKTYTATIRLGVGTDSDDADGDPVTAHGAAADAVTDDAIEAAVAALRGPIDQVPSTVSAIKVDGRRAYDLARKGEAVTLKARRVTVDRFQVQGRADRVVSVDGADVAVIDLDVVVSCSSGTYIRALARDVGAALGTGAHLTALRRTVVGPFSVEDAVDLEDDTVDVRAALARPTDVARRLFPVVQLDGAQAKDLGDGKRITAEHPDTDGPVAAIATGADRLVGLVAVRRGQLRVITNFPTATGAKP
- a CDS encoding replication-associated recombination protein A, with the translated sequence MATDRSGMNAPTTGGRTGLAQGSVPLAVRMRPTSLDEVAGQQHLLGRGSPLVQLATGSRESPGGVSVILWGPPGTGKTTLAQAIARQSGREFVELSAVTAGVKDVREVMEKALTHRDLYGATTVLFLDEIHRFSKAQQDALLPGVENGWVILIAATTENPSFSVISPLLSRSLLLTLKPLTDGDLGMLVDRAVEDARGLRGAVVLGDEARAAIIRLASGDARRALTALEAAAASAVAAQDDDEREAGTVPVVDADTVAAAVDRALLRYDRQGDEHYDVISAFIKSVRGSDVDAALHYLARMIEAGEDPRFIARRIIISASEDIGMADPQALPIAVAAAQAVQLIGMPEGRIPLAEAVVYLATAPKSNAAYNGVNQAVADVKAGRMGVVPNHLRDAHYAGAKRLGHGKGYVYSHDAEHGVATQQYLPDALDGTEYYTPTANGFEREIGPRLDRLRGIIRGD